From the Polaribacter huanghezhanensis genome, the window GCAATTAGAAAAACTGCCAAAAAAAAGAAAAAGTAATTGGTGGCATAATAACAATTCTGACAATAAAGTAGAAAAACAAATTAGCAATAAAATTTCATTTGAAAACTGTACGTTTGAGGACAATGTTTTTGCATATATCCATGAAGAAGATACAAAATATACTTTTATAGCAAATTTTGATGATATCGCAATTTTTAAAAATTGTGTTTTTAAAGAAATGGCTCAATTTAAATATTCTCATTTTAAAACAAATGCAGATTTTTCTGATAGTAAATTTAATGGTGATACTACGTTTAAATATGCGAATTTTAAAAGTGATATTAGTTTCTCAAATACAATTTTTGGAGAAGCTTCAACTTTTAAATATACCGTTTTTAACAATAAAATAAGTTTTGCTAATGCTATTTTTAAAGAAACTGCGATGTTTAAATATACGAAGTTTAAAGATGGTGTTTCTTTTCATAAAACACGCTTTGAAGAAGATTTAAACATGAAATATACCAATGTAAAAGGTACATTTGATATTTCTGGAATGTACGTAGCATATGATGTTGATGCTAAATATGCTAGTATTAATGGCGAAAAATTTCGTTATCATTAAAAAACACGTATAAATACCTATTGACACGAAACAATGAACCGTTTATCTTGCAAGGGAAATTATGATCCCTGAAAAAGATATAATAGTTTAGTTTAAGTGAGATTTAGGGGCTGACTTATTCTTAAAATAGCTGGCTTTATTTTATAAAGCCAGCTTATTATAAACTTTTTTTTAATATATACAAAAAGCGTTGTCTACTTAGGTAACGCTTTTTTATTTATATTGCTACAATATTTTATACATGAGTAGCCCAAAAAGATTATTTGACTTTATTTACAACCAACAAGAAAAATTTCCTCAAGAAAAATGTTATGTCTATAAAAAAGATACTTATTGGGAATCAATATCTACGCAACAATTTTTAGAACAAGTAAATATTGCAAGTAGAGCATTGTTAAATTTAGGCATAAAACCAAATGATAAAATTGCTGTAATAAGTTCTAATAACAGACCTGAATGGCATGTTTTAGATATTGCTACATTACAAATTGGCGCACAAAATGTTCCTTTATATCCAACTTTATCAGAAAAAGATTACGAATATATCATCAATCATTCTGATGCTTTGTATTGCTTTGTTTCTGATAAAGAATTACTTAAAAAAGTAACAGCTGTAAAAGCTAAAACTCAGTTAAAAGGAGTTTTTACTTTTGATGAAATCAATGCAAAAACCAACTGGAGTTCTTTTTTAGAATTAGGAAAATCAGAAGACAATCAACCTTTGGTTGAAAAACTAAAAAAAGCTGTAAAACCAGATGATTTAGCAACAATTATTTATACTTCTGGCACAACAGGAACTCCAAAAGGCGTCATGTTATCGCACAGAAACATTGTAGAAAACACACTTGTAAGTGCAGATGCATTAGATTTAAAAGGCACTCATCATCGGGTTGTAAGTTATTTACCAATCAATCATATTTTTGAACGTTTTGCCTCGTATTATTATCATTTAATGGGATTTGAAGTTCATTTTGCAGAATCCATAGAAAAATTAGGCGATAATTTAAAAGAGATTCAGCCACATTTTATACCTGTTGTTCCAAGGTTGATAGAGAAAGTTTTTGATAAAATTGTCGCCAAAGGAAATGAGTTATCAGGAATTAAAAGAGTCTTATTTTTTTGGGCTTTAGCTTTGGCAGGAAAATACAAACCGTACCATCAAAATTCTTTATTTTATAATTTTAAATTAAAAATAGCTCGCAAACTAATTTTTAGCAAATGGCAAGCAGCTTTAGGCGGCGAATTGCACTTTATGGTTTCTGGAAGTGCACCTTTACAAGAACGTTTGATCACAATATTTACTGCAGCTGGAATTCCGATTTTTGAAGGTTATGGAATGACAGAAACTTCTCCTGGAGTTTCAATTAACGATTTAAGAAACGATGGATTTAAAGTGGGTACAGTTGGTAAAATCTTAAAAAATATTGAAGTTAAGATTGCTGATGACGGAGAAATTTTAGTCAAAGGTTCTAACATCATGTTAGGATATTACAAAAACGAAGAATTGACACACAAAACCATAATTGATGGTTATTTACACACTGGAGATATAGGAACGCTAGACAAAGATGGTTTTCTGAAAATTACAGATCGTAAAAAAGAAATGTTTAAAACTTCTGGCGGTAAATATATTGCTCCGGCTGTTTTAGAAAGTGTTTTAAAACAATCCCGTTTTATTGAGCAAGCAATGGTAATTGGAGAAAGTAAAAAAATGCCCGCAGCATTGATACAGATTAATTTTAATTTTGTAAAAGAATGGGCAAAAAGAAAGAACTACAACATCACAAATGTAGCAACAGATATAAATGTAATTTCTAGAATACAGAAAGAAATAGACAACTATAATACAAACTTTGGTCGTTGGGAACAAATTAAAAAGTTTGAAATTACCCCAGAAGAATGGACTATAGAAGACGATTTACTAACGCCAACTATGAAAATGAAACGAAAAAACATCAAAAAAAAATACAACTATTTGTTTCAAAAAATATATAATTCTTAAAATAGTAACTAGGTAAATTTCTCTTGTAAAATCGAGCTATTTTTTATACTTTGCACTACTTTCAAACAGTTACTTTATGCCATCAACAATTACACGATTATTCGATTTCCCATATTACCAGTTAGAAAAATACAAGCTAAATAAAGCATTTACTTCTTTTAAAGATAATAAATGGTATTCGATAACCACTAAAGAATATATAGACCAAGCAAATCAAATTAGTCGTGGTTTATTGCGTTTGGGAATAAAAAAAGATGATAAAATTGCTGTTATATCAACCACAAACAGAACGGAGTGGAATATTATGGATATTGGAATTCTACAATTAGGTGCTCAAAATGTCCCTATTTATCCAACCATTTGTAAAGAAGATTATGAATATGTATTGAATCATTCTGGTGCAACATATTGTTTTGTTTCAGATACCGCCGTTTTAGAAAAATTAAATCAAGTTAAAGAAAACACGCAATTAAAAGGCGTTTATACGTTTGATGACATTAAAAGTGAACATCATTGGAGCGATATTTTAGAACTTGGGAAAGACGAAAGCAATCAGCCTGAAGTTGAGGCATGCAAAAACTCAGTAAATCCAGATGATTTAGCAACCTTAATTTATACTTCTGGAACAACAGGTAAACCAAAAGGTGTGATGTTATCTCACGGAAATATTGTTTCTAATGTTTTAGCAAGCGAAAAAAGAGTTCCGTTAGTTAGTGGTAATAGTCAAGCGTTAAGTTTTTTACCTGTTTGTCATATTTTTGAAAGAATGATTTTATATCTATATCAATATTGTGGTGTAGAAATCTATTTTGCAGAATCTATTGAAAAAATGAGCGATAATTTAAAAGAAATTAAACCTCATGTAATGACTGCTGTTCCTAGATTGTATGAAAAAGTATTCGATAAAATTTATGGTCGTGGAGCAGATTTAAAAGGAATCAAACAAAAATTATTTTATTGGGCCATTGAAATTGGTTTACAATACGAACCTTATGGAGCAAATGGCTGGTGGTACGAAAGAAAATTAGGAGTAGCGCGTAAATTAATTTTTTCAAAAATAAAAGATGGTTTAGGAGGTCGATTAGATTTAATGGTTTCTGGAAGTGCAGCTTTACAACCAAGATTAACTCGGTTTTTTGCTGCCGTAGAAATGCCGATTATGGAGGGATATGGTTTGACAGAAACATCGCCTGTTATCTCTGTGAATGATCAACGAAATGGAGGTTTTAGAGTTGGAACAGTTGGTAGAATTATTGATTATGTAGAGGTTAAAATTGCTGAAGACGGAGAAATTTTAGTAAAAGGTCCCAACATTATGTTAGGTTATTACAAAGACCCAGAAAAAACTGCAGAAGTAATGACTGGTGATTATTTTCATACTGGAGATATTGGCGAAGTGTCTAAAGATGGATTTTTAAAAATTACAGATCGTAAAAAAGAAATGTTTAAAACTTCTGGCGGTAAATATGTTGCTCCAGCCTTATTAGAAGGTGTTTTAAAACAATCTCGATTTATTGAGCAAATTATGGTGGTGGGTGAAGGAGAAAAAATGCCAGCAGCTTTAATTCAACCAAATTTCGAATTTATTAAAGATTGGATTAAAAGAAAAGGACATGCAGTTGGAACTTCTAACGAAGAAATTGCAAATTCTGAAATTGTTCATAATAGAATTCAAATAGAAGTAGACAATTGCAATGCCAATTTTGGAAACTGGGAACAAATCAAAAAGTTTAAATTAACTCCGGATGAATGGTCCATAGATGGTGGACATTTAACACCAACGATGAAAATGAAACGAAAAATCATCAAAGAAATTTATAAAGATCTATACGAAGAAATTTATAGAGGTTAATTTACTCTAAGCAGAGGTTGACATAAGATCATTTATAATGAAACTAAAATTGTGGAAAATTTATAGAACTAATGTAACATCGCTTCTTTTTTCAATAATTCAGGAAACTTCTTTTTAAACCGATTTAATCTCGGTATTGAAACATTTTTCACATACGGATTGTTCGGATTCAGTTTTTCATAATTTTGATGATATGCTTCTGCTGGATAAAAGTGCTGCAACTTGGTAACTTCTGTAACAATTTTTCCGTTGTAATATGAATTGTTTAATTCTTTAATGTGCTTTTCAATAATCTCTTTTTCAGAAGCATTTGTGTAAAAAGCAATGGATCTGTATTGGGTTCCAAAATCTGGATATTGACCATTTTTTGTGGTTGGATCATGAGAACCAAAAAATACTTTTACCAATGTTTTAAAACTCACTTTTTTAGGATCATAATACACAGCAACCGACTCTGCATGCCCTGTTTTTCCTGTTCCAATTGATTGATACGTTGGATTTTTTGTAAATCCGCCAGCGTAACCAGAAACGACTTCTTCTACTCCATCAACACTTTCAAAGATTGCCTCAACACACCAAAAACATCCGCTTGCGAAATAAGCAATTTTTACTTCTTGATTTTGAAATTTGTGTATTGTTTGTTGTTCAGAAGAATTGGAAAAACTCATCAATAAGAAGAACAAAAAAGTAAAAATTACAGTGTAAAAAGGTTTTATAAATTTCATGATATCGATTTCTATTTTTCAACTTGGTCGTAAGATAAAAAGAAATCATACAATTGTTAAAAACTTTAGCAATCCAAATACAAGTTTAGTTGTAAAACACTCTCGAGTTACTTACATTTGTTTCTATAAAGAAATGATGATTTCATGGAACAATTTATAGTATCTGCACGTAAATATAGACCACAAGTTTTTGCTGATGTTGTTGGACAACAAGCAATTACTAATACGTTAGAAAATGCTATAAAAAACAATCACTTAGCACAAGCATTATTGTTTACAGGTCCGCGTGGAGTTGGAAAAACATCGTGTGCACGGATTTTAGCAAAACAAATAAATCAAGCAGGAACCATAACTACAGATGATGAAGATTTTGCTTTTAATATTTTTGAATTAGATGCTGCATCAAACAATTCCGTGGATGACATCAGAAATTTAACAGATCAAGTTCGCATTCCGCCACAAACAGGAAAGTATAAGGTTTATATTATTGATGAAGTTCACATGCTTTCTTCAAGTGCTTTTAATGCCTTCTTAAAAACATTAGAAGAACCGCCAGCACACGCAATTTTTATTTTAGCAACTACAGAAAAACATAAAATAATTCCGACGATTTTATCGCGTTGTCAAATTTTTGATTTTAAAAGAATTGGCGTTTTAGATGCAAAAAATTACTTAAAAGTGATTGCTGAAAAAGAAGGAATTACTGCGGATGATGATGCATTGCATATTATCGCTCAGAAAGCAGATGGAGCCATGAGAGATGCCTTGTCAATTTTTGATAGAGTCGTAAGTTTTTCTGGAGATAAACTAACAAGAGAAGCCGTTACGGAAAATTTAAACGTGTTAGATTACGATGTGTATTTTAACATTACAAATTTAATTTTAGAAAACAAGATTCCAGAAATTTTAGTAGCCTTTAACGAGGTATTATCAAAAGGTTTTGAAGGACATCATTTTATCAACGGCTTGGCTTCTCATTTTAGAGATTTATTAGTTGCCAAAGACAAAGCTACTATTGATTTATTAGAGGTTGGAGATGCTGCAAAAAAGAAATATTTAGAGCAGTCTACCAAAGCTAATGTACCTTTTTTAGTGGCTGCGATAAATAAAGCAAACGATTGCGATTTAAGTTATAGAGCTAGTAAAAATCAACGATTGTTGGTTGAATTAACGTTAATGCAAATTGCCTCTATCACTTTTGATGGAGAAAAAAAAAAATCAGCTAACTACATAATTCCGGCTACATTTTTCACCTCAATTTCTCCAGTTGCAAAAGCAATTACAGTTAAAAGTAAAAAAGTTATTGCTACAATTGAAGCACCTAAAACACCAATTCAGAAAGTTGTTTTACCACCAAAACCAGTTCTTAAAAATGTAACCAGAAGAACTTCTTCATTATCTTTAAAAAGTGTTCACTTAAAGAAAGAAGACAAAAAAGAAGTAATTATTGATGAGAATTTTGACAATCATCCAAAAGATGCTTTTACACAAAAAGAACTTGAAAAAGCGTGGAAATTATATCATACAAAATTAATTAAAAGCGGTCAAAAAAGCATTGCAGCCACTTTTAATGCGGACCTTCCTGTTTTAAACGAAAACTTTACAATTAGCCTAACATTACCAAATTCGTTAATGCAAAATCAAATTGAAAAAGAAAAACCAAAACTTATAAAACACCTAAGAAGTACTTTAAATAATTACGGAATTGAACTATTAATTATTGTAAATGAAACAGTTACCAAAAAATTTGCGTACACACCTCAAGAAAAATACGAGAAATTATTAGAGAAAAACCCTGTAATGGCAAAATTAAAAGATGTATTTAAATTAGACGTATAATTTGCGTAGCGTTGTTTAATTTATATCTTTAGCTGAATTAAATCAAGCCAATGCCAATAAAATCAGTACTTATCTTTTTAATCGGATTTATAATTGTTGCAATTGCGGCAAATCAAGTTGCTAAAGTTTTTCAAAAAATAAAATTTCCGCTGATTACTGGCTTAATTATTACAGGAATTATTGCGGGTTCTTCAGTGCTCAATTTTATTCCTACTGATGCCATAGATAAATTACATTTTTTAAACGAAATTGCGCTTGCTATCATTGCATTTTCTGCGGGCTCTGAATTGTATTTAAACGATTTAAGAAGCAGAATACAAAGTATAAAATGGATGACAATCGGTCAACTCATCATCACTTTTGTTGCCTCTTCAATTACCATCTATTTTGTAGCAGATTCAATTCCGTTTATGGCAGATTTATCAGCAAAATCTAAAGTTGCTATTGCTATTTTATTCGGAACTATTTTTGTGGCTCGCTCACCTTCATCAGCAATTGCAGTAATTAATGAAATGCGGGCAAATGGTCCTTTTACAAAAACGGTAATGGGCGTAACAGTTGTAAAAGATGTATTGGTTATTATTCTTTTTGCAGTTTGTTTTTCTATTGCAAAAGCATTTATAAATGAAGAAGAAATTGGTTTCTTCTTTTTAGTGATTTTGTCTTTAGAATTGCTTGCTTCATTTATCATTGGATATCTTTTAGGAAAATTATTACAAGTTCCTTTTGTTTATAAAATTCCGCATAGTTTAAAAGCCTTTTTAATTGTAGCCATAGGTTATGGAGTGTATATTTTTGCATATTATGTAAAATTAGAAACGTCTATTTATTTACATCATGAATTTGTTTTAGAGCCGCTTTTAATTTGTATTATTGGTAGTTTTACACTCACAAATTACAGCAAACACAGAATAGAATTTTCTGAGTTATTACACGAAATTAGTCCATTTATTTACATCATTTTCTTTACATTAACTGGTGCTTCTTTATCATTACAAGTTTTATATAGTGTGTTCGGAATTGCATTTGGCTTGTTCTTTTTACGATTAATTACTATGTTTTTTGGTGGATTATTTGGAGTTTATGCAGCTAAAGACAAGAAAGAATATCGGTTTATTGCTTGGATGCCTTATTTAACGCAAGCGGGTGTTGCATTGGGTTTAGCGACCATTGTTGCCAATGAATTTCCAACCTGGGGGCACGAGTTTGAAACCATCGTTATTGCCATTATTGTAATCAATCAATTGATTGGACCACCATTATTTAAATGGGCTTTAAACTTTGTAAAAGAAAGTCATACCAAAGCAAGTTTACAAAAATTTGACGGCACAAGAGATGCGGTGATCTTTGGAGTTGAGAG encodes:
- a CDS encoding AMP-dependent synthetase/ligase, which encodes MPSTITRLFDFPYYQLEKYKLNKAFTSFKDNKWYSITTKEYIDQANQISRGLLRLGIKKDDKIAVISTTNRTEWNIMDIGILQLGAQNVPIYPTICKEDYEYVLNHSGATYCFVSDTAVLEKLNQVKENTQLKGVYTFDDIKSEHHWSDILELGKDESNQPEVEACKNSVNPDDLATLIYTSGTTGKPKGVMLSHGNIVSNVLASEKRVPLVSGNSQALSFLPVCHIFERMILYLYQYCGVEIYFAESIEKMSDNLKEIKPHVMTAVPRLYEKVFDKIYGRGADLKGIKQKLFYWAIEIGLQYEPYGANGWWYERKLGVARKLIFSKIKDGLGGRLDLMVSGSAALQPRLTRFFAAVEMPIMEGYGLTETSPVISVNDQRNGGFRVGTVGRIIDYVEVKIAEDGEILVKGPNIMLGYYKDPEKTAEVMTGDYFHTGDIGEVSKDGFLKITDRKKEMFKTSGGKYVAPALLEGVLKQSRFIEQIMVVGEGEKMPAALIQPNFEFIKDWIKRKGHAVGTSNEEIANSEIVHNRIQIEVDNCNANFGNWEQIKKFKLTPDEWSIDGGHLTPTMKMKRKIIKEIYKDLYEEIYRG
- the dnaX gene encoding DNA polymerase III subunit gamma/tau; protein product: MEQFIVSARKYRPQVFADVVGQQAITNTLENAIKNNHLAQALLFTGPRGVGKTSCARILAKQINQAGTITTDDEDFAFNIFELDAASNNSVDDIRNLTDQVRIPPQTGKYKVYIIDEVHMLSSSAFNAFLKTLEEPPAHAIFILATTEKHKIIPTILSRCQIFDFKRIGVLDAKNYLKVIAEKEGITADDDALHIIAQKADGAMRDALSIFDRVVSFSGDKLTREAVTENLNVLDYDVYFNITNLILENKIPEILVAFNEVLSKGFEGHHFINGLASHFRDLLVAKDKATIDLLEVGDAAKKKYLEQSTKANVPFLVAAINKANDCDLSYRASKNQRLLVELTLMQIASITFDGEKKKSANYIIPATFFTSISPVAKAITVKSKKVIATIEAPKTPIQKVVLPPKPVLKNVTRRTSSLSLKSVHLKKEDKKEVIIDENFDNHPKDAFTQKELEKAWKLYHTKLIKSGQKSIAATFNADLPVLNENFTISLTLPNSLMQNQIEKEKPKLIKHLRSTLNNYGIELLIIVNETVTKKFAYTPQEKYEKLLEKNPVMAKLKDVFKLDV
- a CDS encoding AMP-dependent synthetase/ligase — protein: MSSPKRLFDFIYNQQEKFPQEKCYVYKKDTYWESISTQQFLEQVNIASRALLNLGIKPNDKIAVISSNNRPEWHVLDIATLQIGAQNVPLYPTLSEKDYEYIINHSDALYCFVSDKELLKKVTAVKAKTQLKGVFTFDEINAKTNWSSFLELGKSEDNQPLVEKLKKAVKPDDLATIIYTSGTTGTPKGVMLSHRNIVENTLVSADALDLKGTHHRVVSYLPINHIFERFASYYYHLMGFEVHFAESIEKLGDNLKEIQPHFIPVVPRLIEKVFDKIVAKGNELSGIKRVLFFWALALAGKYKPYHQNSLFYNFKLKIARKLIFSKWQAALGGELHFMVSGSAPLQERLITIFTAAGIPIFEGYGMTETSPGVSINDLRNDGFKVGTVGKILKNIEVKIADDGEILVKGSNIMLGYYKNEELTHKTIIDGYLHTGDIGTLDKDGFLKITDRKKEMFKTSGGKYIAPAVLESVLKQSRFIEQAMVIGESKKMPAALIQINFNFVKEWAKRKNYNITNVATDINVISRIQKEIDNYNTNFGRWEQIKKFEITPEEWTIEDDLLTPTMKMKRKNIKKKYNYLFQKIYNS
- a CDS encoding pentapeptide repeat-containing protein, which translates into the protein MKNNLKLTGVIICFLLTATSIAQTRIHASDIMKDIKSGKDITYKNATIVGVLDFTFMDEQLEKLPKKRKSNWWHNNNSDNKVEKQISNKISFENCTFEDNVFAYIHEEDTKYTFIANFDDIAIFKNCVFKEMAQFKYSHFKTNADFSDSKFNGDTTFKYANFKSDISFSNTIFGEASTFKYTVFNNKISFANAIFKETAMFKYTKFKDGVSFHKTRFEEDLNMKYTNVKGTFDISGMYVAYDVDAKYASINGEKFRYH
- the msrA gene encoding peptide-methionine (S)-S-oxide reductase MsrA; this encodes MKFIKPFYTVIFTFLFFLLMSFSNSSEQQTIHKFQNQEVKIAYFASGCFWCVEAIFESVDGVEEVVSGYAGGFTKNPTYQSIGTGKTGHAESVAVYYDPKKVSFKTLVKVFFGSHDPTTKNGQYPDFGTQYRSIAFYTNASEKEIIEKHIKELNNSYYNGKIVTEVTKLQHFYPAEAYHQNYEKLNPNNPYVKNVSIPRLNRFKKKFPELLKKEAMLH
- a CDS encoding cation:proton antiporter domain-containing protein; the protein is MPIKSVLIFLIGFIIVAIAANQVAKVFQKIKFPLITGLIITGIIAGSSVLNFIPTDAIDKLHFLNEIALAIIAFSAGSELYLNDLRSRIQSIKWMTIGQLIITFVASSITIYFVADSIPFMADLSAKSKVAIAILFGTIFVARSPSSAIAVINEMRANGPFTKTVMGVTVVKDVLVIILFAVCFSIAKAFINEEEIGFFFLVILSLELLASFIIGYLLGKLLQVPFVYKIPHSLKAFLIVAIGYGVYIFAYYVKLETSIYLHHEFVLEPLLICIIGSFTLTNYSKHRIEFSELLHEISPFIYIIFFTLTGASLSLQVLYSVFGIAFGLFFLRLITMFFGGLFGVYAAKDKKEYRFIAWMPYLTQAGVALGLATIVANEFPTWGHEFETIVIAIIVINQLIGPPLFKWALNFVKESHTKASLQKFDGTRDAVIFGVESQSLALANQLEKNKWETRIVGFDATDFHKETEYDYIHLEDISLQSILTLQLEKTEGIILMLSDEKNYQLAEIIYENIGTANVVVRLNKRENFDKFHKLGALIIEPATALVSLLDHFVRSPNATSLLLGMDEGQDSMDIEIRNQDIHGMRLRDLRLPSDVLVLSVKRKGQLLVSHGYTRLRLGDIMTLVGSETSLEELKFKFDT